The Gammaproteobacteria bacterium genome includes the window GATGATGTCCACCACCATCGGCAGGCTCTCGCGTATCGGCAGGCCCATGAAATCAATCAGGCTCATCGGTGCCGCACCGGTGCCGCCGTCCGCGCTATCGACGGTAATAAAGTCGGGTGCCGAGTCGCGGCCGCGCAGGTGAATTTCCTCGCACATCTCCTCGAGCCAGCCATAAGCGCCGATCACTGCCTTGAAGCCGACCGGTTTTCCGGTGACGCGGCGGATTCGGGCAATCATGTCGAGCAGGTCTGCAGTGCTGTCAATTTCAACATGGCGATTCGGACTGATCGAGTCCTCGCCAACCGGTATGCCGCGGATGGCGGCGATCGTCTTATTAACTTTCTCGCCGGGCAGTATTCCGCCTTTGCCCGGTTTCGCGCCCTGGCTCAGCTTGAGTTCGATCATCCTGACCTGCTCATGGGCAGCGGCCTCGCGCAGCTTGTCATCAGACAGGTTGCCGTCTGCATCGCGTACCCCGTACTTGGCCGTGCCGATCTGGAACACGACATCGCAGCCGGATTCCAGGTGCACAGGAGCCAGGCCGCCCTCGCCGGTGTTAAGCCAGATGCCGGCTTTGTTTGCGCCGTGCGACAGGGCGCGCACGGCTGGCGTGGACAAGGCACCGTAGCTCATGGCTGAAATATTAAAAAAGGACGGAGCGTCGTAAGGGTGTTTGCAGTTCGCGCCGATCACCATGCTGGCCGGGCTGGCGGCATCCTTGTCCAGCGTTGGGTAGGGACAGTTGACGAACATGATAGACCCGAGCGGCTTCATGTCGCGGGTTGAGCCAAACGCAACGGTGTTGTCCACGTTCTTGGCGGCACGGTAGACCCATGAGCGCTCCGCGCGATTGAACGGCATTTCCTCGCGATCGAGGGCAAAGAAATACTGGCGGAAAAATTCGCCGAGGTGTTCGAACCAGTAACGGAACCTGCCGATGACCGGAAAGTTGCGCCGGATTGCGTGCTTTTTCTGCGTCCGGTCGATCACATACATCACGATGATCGCCAGCAATGCCACGCCGACAACCAGAATAAACAGTCCGGCCATAATTTGTAGTGTCCGGAACACAAATCCCATCGGCTCCATCAAATGCTCTCCTTGTCGTTTGCCAGCTCTGGTGCGTCAGCAACGCTGGTTTTATTCGCGCCGGCTGCGCGACAGCAGGTGGTCGAGGCTGATTCTGCCGGCACCCGTGAACAGCAGTGCCAGCAACATTACGAGGTAGGTAACGGCCCACTCGACGCCACTGTTTGACACCACGAAACTGCCTTTTTCGGTAAGCCACTCGTAGTTGGCGTTGTCCCGCAGGATATCTTTGGCCCGGTCCAGTCGCTTCGATGCTTCGCCGGCATCATCCGCCTCGATCCCGAATGTGTACTTGCTGGCATAAGGGCTCTGTGCGTCATGCACGGCCTGCCAGCCGTTTTCCAGGTGGACTGTCCCCATAGCGACGATCATCGTGGCGATAAGCGGGATACTTATCCAGCGGGTCGCCAGGCCCAGTAACAGCAGCACCCCGCCGGCCACTTCGGTGGCGGTAGCGAGGAAAGCCATCAGCCCCGGGAATGGCAGGCCCAGGCCCCAGTCATCGTTACCAAACCAGTTGACGACATTTTCGAAGCCACCGACCTTGTTCATGCCGGCAACCCAGAACACCGGTGCAAGGTACAGTCGCAGCGCCAGCGGACCCAGCCAGTCAAACCTGTTGAGCCAGTCAACCACGGTGTCGTTCAGACGGTGCATGCCTGCGGCAATACCCATAGTGCTCTCCCAGCTGAAAATTCAGGACTTCACGGTGCCCAGGATGACGTCGTGCCGGTGCAGGCGCTCGAGGATGTCGCGACCTGCATCGATAATAGCGGTGGCATCCTCATGACCAATTTCACCGGCGATCTGGCTGAGCAGCTCGCACCCGGTGCGTGCTTCCTGGCGTTCGATGAGCTCGATCAGGCGCGCAGTGACAGCATTGATTTCGAGAAAACCAATCTTGTCACCCTGGTCGCGGTAGACCACCAGGAAAGTTGCGTCCTCGCCGGGCTCGTCGGGCATGAAATCCGGGCTGATGCGGTGTACCGGGTAGGTATAAGCCAGCGACCAGCTGGTTGGTGAAATTACCGGAACGCCCTCGATCAGGTCGCCACGCGGGTCGACGGCTTCCATGTCCGGTTCCACTTCCAGAATCGCAACGGCAAGCTCGGACCATTCGTAATGCGCCAGCTCCAGCATGAAGGCCGGCTCGTCATCGGCCAGCTCATGCTCTTCCTGCAGGTAAGTAATAAACTCCTGAGGCATTTCCAGGAAAAGCGGCGTATGTGATTGATGTTTCGCAAAATACTTGCGGAGCAACCGGTGCCAATGGCTGTCACTGAGGACCTTGCGCAGGATCGGGAAGGTACCCGCAAGCAGGCTCTGGACATTGTTGTAGAACAGCTCGCGATAAATCGCCAGCCGCCGGTCCTCGATACCCGCTGGCGCCGGGTTGCCCTGCGGGTCACGGATGTGGGCGGCAAATTCGTATTGCAGCTGCTGAAACTGTGGTTTATCCGACATCGATAGTTGCTTCCGGCGTGGTTTCTTTCACGCGCTGTTTTTCCTGCAGGTCGCGAATGATGTCGACTTCCTGCATCAACTCAGGCAGCGGTGGAATGTTGAAATCGCGCTCCAGCAGGGTGGGTATCACGCCGAATTCATCGTAGGCGGCGGCCAGCAGCGACCAGACCGGGTCGCATACGTCTGACCCGTGAGTGTCGACGCGCAGGTCCTCGGCTTCGACGAAATGCCCGGCGACGTGCAGGTACATGATGCGATCTGCGGGCATGGCGCGCAGGAACTCCTCCGCATCGTAACCATGATTGATGCTGTTGACGTAGATGTTGTTGACATCCAGCAGCAGTTTGCAATCCGCCTCCTGCAGTATTGCATTGATAAACTCGATTTCCTCGATTTCCTTGCCTGGCGCGGCGTAGTAGGAGACGTTTTCGATCGCGATTTGCCGATCGAGAATATCCTGGGTACGCCTGATACGGTCAGCAACGTAGGAGACGGCCTCCGTGGTAAACGGGATCGGCATCAGGTCATACAGGTGCCCGTCATCCGTGCAGTAACTGAGGTGCTCGGTGTAGGCGCGAATCCCGTGATCGTCGAGAAAGCCCTTCAGCCGCAGCAGGAACTCTTCGTCCAGCGGTGACGGCCCGCCCAGTGACAGGGACAGCCCATGACTGACAAAGGGAAAGCGCTCGGTGAAATAGCGAAACTTCCGTCCGAGGGAGCCGCCGACACCGATCCAGTTTTCCGGCGCGACTTCGAGAAAATCCACCTGGTCCGGAGGGTTCTCGCGTAGCGGCGTGAGCATGGTGCGGCGCAGTCCGATTCCTGCGCCATGGACCGGGTAGTCTGTGTCAGTCATCGTGTCTCCAGACGGCTGGGGTAGCAGACCGGCCGTAGCGCGATTCTATTACAACAACTGCTGTACCGCCCGCAGATAGGCCTGTTCGTCCGGCATCGAGCCGCTGCGTTGCGCCTCGATCAGCATTTCCGCCAGGCAATCGAGCATCCGATGCTCGGCCTGGTGCGCATCCCCCTCACGCAGGCTCAGCCGCTGCCAGGCGGCGCTGATGCCGGCCGGGCGATCCACGCTGAGCTGCTCGCGAATGCTTATGTGCATGGCCATGTGCAGGAACGGATTGGTCTGGCCCTGTTCGACCGTATAGTCCCGGTCAATGTCGCCAGCGCCCAGCAGCTTGTGATACTCGGGATGTTCAGCAATAACCGCAGCAATCACCTGCTCCATCGGCGCAAGGGGCATGCCTGCCTGCGTCTTCCGGTACGTGTCGACAAATACCTGGCGCATGTCGTTGCGATCGCCATACAGCATGGCGGCAGTATGCCGGATTGCAGACTCAGGCGGGCGTCTTGCGGCGATACTCGCACAAATCGGCTATTGCACAATCCGGGCAGTCCGGCTTGCGCGCTTTGCAGACATAGCGGCCATGCAGGATCAGCCAGTGGTGGCAATGCTGGCGAAACTGCTCCGGTACCAGCCGGAGCAGCCGCTTTTCCACCTCCAGTGGCGTCTTTCCCGGTGCAATGCCGGTACGGTTAGACACCCGGAAGATATGGGTATCGACCGCTATCGTCGGGTGGCCGAACGCGGTGTTCAGGACCACGTTGGCAGTCTTGCGGCCCACTCCCGGCAACGCCTCGAGAGCAGCGCGATCCTCCGGCACCTGGCCATCATGCTGCTCCAGAAGTATCCGGCAGGTGGCGATGATGTTTTTCGCTTTGCTGTTGTACAAACCGATGGTGCGGATATAGGGGGTGAGTCCGGCAACACCGAGGTCCAGGATTTTCTGCGGGGTATTGGCAACGGCAAACAGCTTTTCTGTCGCCTTGTTCACGCTGACATCGGTGGCCTGTGCTGACAGGATTACTGACACCAGGAGTTCGAACGGGTTGCTGTAAACCAGTTCGGTGGTCGGGTGTGGATCGGCAGCGCGCAGCCGCGAGAAAATTTCTGTGCGCTTGTCGCGGTTCACTCTGCTGTCGCTTGCGTCTCGGCGACCGGCAGGGCGGCTGCGATCTCTCGCCCCGCCAGCACATTGCGCAGTGCAATCAGCAGACCAACGATGATAAAAGCGCCTGGCGGCAATGCGGCGATGATAAATCCGCTGTCGAACAACTGGATGGCTGCGCTGCGCCATGTCTCGCCAAACAGCATGTGCGCGTCCGCCAGGATGGAACCCCGGCCCACCATCTCCCGCACCGTCCCGGTCACCACCAGCACCAGCATGAATCCGGCTCCCGTCATCAGGCCGTCCAGCGCGGCACGCAACGGGTCGGTGCGCGAGGCGAAGACTTCGGCCCGCGCCAGTATTGCGCAGTTGCTGACAATGAGCGGCACAAAAATACCCAGCTCGCGATGCAGTTCGAAAAACCTGGCGTGCATGAAAAGGTCGACCAGGGTTACCAGGCCGGCGATGACCAGGACAAACAGTGCAATACGGGTTTCAGGCCTTAGCACCGGTCGCGCAAGCGAGGCAAAGACGTTTGACAGCAGCAATACGGCCATTGTGGCGACACCCAGGCCGATAGCGTTGACAGTGGTGGTGGTTACTGCCAGCAGCGGGCACAGGCCCAGCATCTGTACCTGACCGGAATTGTTGCGCCACAGCCCGTCCCGGATGATGTCTGTTAGCGGTTTTGTCATCATGTTGAGGGAGTCTCTGCGAACAGCTGCTCGCGATTGGCCTGGAAGTATAGTAGTGCGTCGCGTACCGCCCTGACCACCGCACGCGGCGTGATGGTTGCGCCGGTAAACTGGTCGAATTTACCGCCATCGCTCTTTACTGCCCATTCCTGCACCGGCGGATTGCCTAACGCCTTTCCGTCGAAGGTCAGAATCCAGTTGGAGCGCCGGGTGTCGATCTGATCGCCCAGTCCCGGCGTCTCACGGTGTTCGACCGCCCGCACGCCGGCAACCGTGCCGTCGTGGTTTATGCCGACCAGTAGCTGGATGGCGCCACTGTAACCTTGTGGTGCCACCACGCGCATGATTAATGCGACCGGCATGCCATTGCTGCGTGCGCGGTAAACCGTCACTGGCTCTTCACTGCCCAGCAACTCGGGGTCCAGCGCCTGCGTGGTGTCATCGAACAGCGAGTTGTCGTAGCGCTCCGCCGGCACAATTTCGTGCAGAACACGCAGCCGGTAGTTACGCTCATTGAGTGCTATTTCCGCCGCAGTCTGTTGCCAGGTCAGCGCTGCTGCCGCTGCGACTATCGCTGCCAGTATCAGCAGCGCTACCAGACCCGGCCAGCTGGCGCCTTTAGTCATCGCGCGCTCCATACGGTTTCGGTATCGTGAAATAGTCAATCGCAGGTACGGCCACGTTCATGATCAACACGGCAAAGGCAATGCCGTCGGGGTATGCCGCCCAGGTGCGGATGATGTAAGCAATCACGCCGATACCAAAACCGTAGATCAGCCGGCCGCGCAGGCTGGTGGCTGCCGAGACCGGGTCAGTCGCGATAAAAAAAGCGCCCAGCATTGTTGCGCCAGTAGTCAGGTGAAACAGCGGAGACGGATTGCGGTCCGCATCAGCAAGGTAGAAAAGCGTCGCCATCAACGCCAGTCCGGCGATAACAGCGAGCGGAATATGCCAGCGGATAATGCCGCGCGCCAGCATATAGATACCGCCCGCAGCAACGGCAAGATTGATCCACAGCCAGGCACCGACGATTGATCCATGCATGGTGGGATTGGCGTTTATTTCGCTCATCGTCATCGCGCGGCTCAGGTCGCTCTGCACCTGGTCGAGCGGTGTTGCCGAAGTGATCGCATCCCAGCCGGCAGCCGGGGGCGTTGACGCGAATATCGCCGCCAGTGTCTGACCGACACTGAGTCCGTCGCCAGCACCGCGTGGCGCAATCCACAGATCTGCCATCTCCGTCGGAAAAGCTATCAACAGCAGAACATAGCCGGCCATCGCGGGATTGAAGGGATTAAAGCCGAGGCCGCCGTACAGATGTTTGGCAAACACAATGGCAAACAGGGTGCCGGTCACCGTAACGTACCAGGGTGTCAGCGACGGCAGCGCGAACGCCAATAGAGCAGCGGTAACTACCGCGCTGTAGTCAGACAGATACAGGCGAACGTCGCGCCGGCGCAGCCGCAATATGGCAGCTTCACTGGCGAGCGCAACGGCACACGCAATGGCCACGTTAACGATAAGACCGGCGCCAAAGTACCAGGTGTAGACAACCACCGCGGGTATCAGCGCATAGAGCACTTCGCGCATCACCTGCGGCACGGGGCGCGCGGAGATGATGTGCGGAGCCGGCTCGACCTGGAATTTCATTGCGTCTCGGTACGGTCGCGCCGCGCCTCTTTCTGCCTGACCCGTGTCATGACATCGGTAATTACCTTGCGGCGCTTGTGTATATCAGCTGCGGCTGCGGCCTTGCGTTTCTTCGCGGCAATACGCGCGGCCCTGTCCTGCGCAGCATCTGCCAGGCGCCGGTTGCGATCCTCATAGCGTTGTCGCGCCAGGGCGGCCCGCTCGCGGTCGGCATCCTGCACGGCAATTTCGGCTTTGGCAAAACGGAAATGCTGTGCCAGCCGAATATTGCTCGGACAGACATAGTCGCAGCAACCGCATTCGATGCAGTCGAATATGTTATAGCGCTCAAGTTTTTCCAGATCGTGTGAACCGGCGTGCCAGTACAGCTGCTGCGGCAGCAGCCGGGACGGGCAAACCCGTGCGCACTCACCGCAGCGGATGCATGGTCGTATGTCTTTTGACGAGCGTCCCTGGTCAGCCGTCATGGCCAGGATCGAGTTACAAGCCTTGACGACCGGGATATTGTCATCGCCCACTGCGAAACCCATCATGGCGCCGCCAACGACCAGGCGATCCACATCGCTGGTATAACCGCCGCACAGCTCGACAAGGCTGCTGACCGGGGTTCCGAGCCGGGCAATAATGTTTGCGGGGCGGGCGATCGCATCGCCGCACACCGATACGATGCGCTCAGTCAACGGCCGGCCAGTGGTGACGGCAGTGTTTATTGCCGCGGCGGTAGCGACATTGAGGCAGACGAAGCCGATATCGAGCGGCAGACCGCGGCTGGGCACTTCGCGACCGCTGAGCGCCTGGATCAGCTGTCTTTCCGATCCTTCCGGGTAGATAGCCGGCACCCGGACCACCTCGAAGCGATCATCATCGAATTCCTCTACCGCCAGACGCAGGGCAGCTTCGCTTTCCGGTTTGTCCTCCTCGATGCCGATAATGCAGCGGTTGACCTGCAGGATATGCAGCACTATCCGGGCTCCGGCAATGATGTCGGTGGCGTAGCGACGCATCAGCGCTTCATCGCAACTGATTTGCGGGTCGCATTCAGCACCGTTAAGGATCAGCGTGTGGACGTTGATATCGGCGCGTGCTGTCAGCTTGGTGGACGTCGGGAAAACGGCGCCACCGAGTCCGACTATGCCGGCCTCGCGGACCCGTTGCCTGACCCGCACGGGATCTTCGGTGTGGTAGTCGCCGACTACCGGATGTAGCTCACACCATTCATCTTTGCCATCCGCCTCGATCGTAATACACGGTGCGCTGAGTCCGGACGGATGCGGCACGGGCTGCTCATCAATGGCGATTACCGTGCCGGATGTAGTGGCATGAATGTTGGCACTGATAAAGCCATCGGCAACGGCAATCTGCTGGCCACGCAGCACGCGCTGGCCGGGCTTGACGCAGGGGATCGCCGGTAAGCCGGCATGCTGTGTGAGTGGTAGCACCACGTGTGGCGGTGGTGGCGCGGTCTCCAACGGTTGTCCGGCGAGCTCGTGTTTGTCAGTCGGCAGATACAGTCCGCCGTAAAAACCCGACGGCCTGCGCGTTGGCGTCAGCACGTCTCCGACGGGGGCCTCGTCGAGGTCCAGCAGGTTAGCTTTCGCCTGATCCTGGTTCATGACAGCTGATCGAGCCGCGCCTCGGGTTCACGTCGCGGTCGTGGCCGTTTCCATGCGCGCAGCCCGCTCACGGCAGGTTCCATGGCAATGCAATCTACGGGACAGACAGGGACGCACAGGGTGCAGCCGGTACACTCCTGGGCGATGACCGTGTGCATCATTTTTCGTGCGCCGATAATGGCATCGACCGGACAGGCCAGAATGCACTTTTTGCAGCCGATACAGGCGGACTCATCAATCAGCGCAATTTCCCGGGGTTTAGTGCTGCCAAATTGCGGGTCAAGCGGCAGCGGTGCTCGACCGAGAAGTTTTGCCAGTTCGCGTATGGTGATCTCGCCGCCAGGCGGGCAGCGGTTGATTTTGGCATCGCCACGAAAGACTGCCTCGGCATACGGGCGACAGCCCGGGTAGCCGCACTGGCCGCATTGCGTTTGTGGCAGCAACTGGTCTATTGCATCAGTTACCGGGCTGCCCTGCGGGCGCAGCACGCGCGTCACGAGCATCAGAGCGAGGCCGATCAGCATCGCGATGCCAACCAGAAAGAGCATTGCAGCGGTCATCTCAGGTACTGATCAGCCCGGTGAATCCCATAAAAGCGAGTGACATTATCCCTGCCGTGATCATGGCTATGGCGGCGCCACGGAACGGACGAGGTACATCGGCCACGGCTACCCGTTCCCTGATCGCGGCGAACAGGACCAGCACAAGCGAAAACCCGGCGCCCGCGCCAAACCCGTAGAACACCGAATGCAGGAAACTGTGCGACTCCTGTGCGTTTAGCAGCACGATACCCAGGATTGCACAGTTGCTGGCCACCAGCGGCAGAAAAATTCCCAGCAGCTGGTGCAGCAAAGGATCGACCTTCAGCACCATAAGCTCGGTGAGTTTCGCCACCGCCGCGATAACAAGTATGAAAGTGATTATTCGCAGGTAGTCCAGGTCGAGCGGCAGAAGCACGTATCGCTCGACCAGAAAGGCGAGCGCTGCCGCAAGCGTCAAAACGAAAGTCGTGGCAAGTGACATGCCTATCGCGGTTTCCAGCTTGGCAGATGTACCAAATACCGGGCAAAGACCAAGAAAACGGGTCAGCACCAGGTTATTCACCAGCACTGCACCGACCAGAATCAGCAGTAAGTCGTTCATCGCACCCGCATGCCGGGCGTGGCGCCGCTGTCCGGGCTGACCAGGAATATCTCGCTGTCACCCGGGCCGGCAGCCAGCACCATGCCCTCGGACGTACCAAAACGCATCTTGCGTGGCTTGAGATTGGCCACGACCACGGTCAGGCGGCCCTCCAGCTGGTGTGGCTCATAGGCTGTGCGGATGCCGGCAAAAACCGTGCGTTGCCCGTCACCAATATCCAGCTGCAGCCGCAACAGCTTGTCGGCACCGTCAACCAGCTCGGCGCTGACGATCTTTGCAACGCGCAGGTCGACTTCCAGGAACTGGTCGATACTGATATCGCCGTCCTGTTTTTCCACCGGCGCGGATTTCGCTGCAGGCACGTCGTCAGTTTCGGTCGACAGCATTTTTTCTACCTGCTCGAGATCCATGCGCCTGATGATCGGCTTGAACTTGTTGACCGGGGCATCAAGCAACGGGGTACCGGCATCGGCCCAGGTCAACGGGGCGCTGGCAAACAACTCCTCGCTGGCGGCAGCAATGTCTGGCAACACCGGCTTCAAATAGACAATCAGCGTGCGATAAAGATTCATCCCCTGCGTGCAGACAGCGTGTACTTCCTGCTGCCGCGTTTGATCCTTTATGGCCTGCCAGGGCTTGTGCTCGTCAATGTAACGATTGGCCACGTCGGCCAGCGTCATGATGCGACGCATCGCCCTTGAATACTCGCGCGCTTCGTAAAGAGCTGCAATTTCGTCACCAGCTGCTGCAAATTGCTCGAACAGCTCGGGCGCTGGCAATTGTTCGGCCAGTCGGCCGTCGAATTTCCTGCTGATAAAGCCGGCACAGCGACTGGCGATGTTTACCAGCTTGCCGACGACGTCGGAGTTTACGCGCTGCACAAAGTCCTCGAGGTTGAGGTCTATATCGTCGACCCCTGACCCGAGCTTGGCTGCGTAGTAGTAGCGCAGGTACTCCGGTGAGAGGTTGTCGAGATACTGTCGTGCCGTTATGAACGTCCGGCGGCGCTTGGACATCTTTTGTCCGTTTACGGTGAGAAAACCATGCACATAAACAGAGGACGGAATACGAAACCCTGCACCGCGCAGTACGGCCGGCCAGAACAGGCAATGGAAGTAGACGATGTCCTTACCGATGAAGTGATAAACCTCGGTGTCGCTTCCAGGCGCCCAGAAGTCATCGAATTCCAGCTCCGGAGTGCGGTCGCAGAGATTTTTGAAGCTGGCCATATAGCCGACCGGGGCATCGAGCCAGACGTAGAAATAGTGATCGGGCAGTCCGGGAACGGCAAAGCCGAAGTAGGGCGCATCGCGCGAAATGTCCCAGTCCTGCAGGCCGGCATCGAACCATTCCTCCAGCTTGCGCGCGACGCTGTCGTGCAGCGTACCAACCCACTGGCGCAGCATCGGGGAAAAGTCCGCGAGGCGAAAAAACAGGTGTTCGGATTCGCGTTCGACCGGGGCAGTACCGGAAATAACTGACACGGCATCTTTCAGTTCTGCCGGGCTGTAAGTGGCGCCACACGATTCGCAGCTGTCGCCAAACTGATCGGGAGTATCGCAGTTGGGGCAGGTGCCGCGCACGTAACGATCCGGCAAAAACATGCCTTCTTTTTCATCGTATGCCTGGACGATGGTGCGCCGGTCAATGTGCCCATTCTGGTCCAGCGTGCGAAAAATATTCTCCATCAACTCGCGATTTTCATCGGAGTGGGTGGTGTGGTAGTTGTCGAAGCTGATGCCGAAGTCGTCGAAGTCGCGCTGGTGTTCTGCAAAAAATCGGGCGATCAGCTGTTCCGGCGTAATGCCCTCATCGCGCGCTGCGAGCATGATCGGGGTGCCGTGCGCGTCGTCTGCGCAGACAAATATGCACTGGTGGCCGCGCAGTCGCTGAAAACGCACCCAGATATCGCACTGGATGTGTTCGACCATATGCCCCAGGTGTAAGGAGCCATTGGCATAGGGCAGGGCCGTCGTGACCAGGATGCGGCGGTTTTCGCTCATAAATGACACCAGCACCGCATGATGCGGCGCAGCGATTATGCCATGCCGCGCAGGTTTATGCCGCTGTAGCTCAGGCTGCGCCGGGCGGCGCGTAGTCCTTGAAATTCTGCTTGTTGAAGGCTTTCTCGTAGGCAGCTTCGCCGGTGATCATGCGTTGCTGTACCAGCCGTTTCAGCGCCGAGTCCATGGTCTGCATACCGGACTGGGCACCGGCCTGCATAGTCGTTTCGAGCTGGTCGAGTTTGCCCTGCCGTATCAGGTTGGCGACCGCCGAGTTGTTGACCAGGATTTCCAGCGCGGCAATACGTCCGCCGCCATCTTTCTTGCGGATCAGCTGCTGCGAAATAACGCCACGCAGTGATGTGGAGATCATCGATCGTATATGGGCCTGCTTGTCGGACGGAAAGGTGTTGACGATGCGGTCGATTGTCGGCGGCGCGCCATTCGTGTGCAGCGTACCCATCACAAGTATGCCGGTTTCGGCTGCCGTTACCGCGATGCTCATGGTTTCCAGGTCGCGCATTTCGCCCACCAGGATTACATCGGGGTCTTCGCGTAACGCCGAATGCAGCGCGGCGGCAAAACTCGGTGTGTGGACGCCCACTTCACGCTGGCTGATCAGGCACTGTTTGCGGTCGTGGGTGAACTCGATCGGGTCCTCGATGGTAACGATATGGCCCTTTTTCGTCGTATTGATGTGGTCGATCATTGCGGCCAGCGTGGTGGATTTGCCCGACCCGGTCTTGCCGGTCACAAGGATCAGCCCCTGCGGGTGCTTGCACAGGTCGCGGGCAACGCGTGGCATCTTGAGCTCGTCGAGCGTCAGCGCGGTTTCGGGTATTGCCCGGAACACTGCGCCAAGGCCGTTGAGGTGACGCAGCACGTTTACGCGAAAACGACCCTTTCCGGGTAGCTCGTAGGCAAAATCCGCGCCTTCGTGTTCCTCAAGTTCCTTGCGTGCCTTTGGCGTCATGATGGTATCGAGCGACTGACGCACTTTTTCTGCATCCAGCCGATGCTCGGTCAGCGGCTGCAGTTCGCCGTATTGCCGTATGCGCGGCGGGTCGCCAGCCATGTAGTGCAGGTCGGAAGCTTCCCGCTCCAGCGTCATGGTCAGCAGATCGCTGATTGTCGCCATCAGCCGGCCACCGTGCCCTTGTCGGCACCGGGTCCACCGGCCAGGTCCTCGTCCGTGACAAAGCGACGAAACGGCTGCTTGTCGCTGGCGTACGAATAGGCATCGTTTGGATCGATCTCTTTGCGCTGTACGGCATCGAGCAGGGCCTGGTCGAGCTGTTGCATGCCCAGGTGGCGACCGGTTTGCAGCTGGGACGGTATCTGGTGGGTCTGCTCGGTCGATATAAGCTTGCCGATTGCGCGTGTCATTACCATGATCTCAAGTACTGCCTTGCGGCCACGCATGTCGGCCGTCTTGCACAGTACCTGCGAGATCACGGCATTCAGGTTGGTCGACAGGAAGCTCTTGGTTTGCTCGCGCAGGTCGCTGGGTAACGCATCGATGATGCGGTCGATACTTTTTACTGCGCCAGTCGTATGCAGTGTGCCGAGCACCAGGTGACCGGTTTCGGCTGCCGTCATTGCCATCGATATGGTCTCGGCATCACGCATTTCGCCGACCAGGATGACGTCCGGATCTTCACGCAGCGCCGCACGCAGCCCGTCAGCAAAGCTTTCCAGGTGTGTGCCAAGTTCGCGTTGCACAACCTGTGATTTCTTGCTCGGATGCACGAATTCAATCGGGTCTTCCAGGCTGATGATATTCATCGCCTTGCTGGTATTGATGTAATCGAGCATCGACGCGAGCGTAGTAGATTTACCGGTACCGGTTGCCCCGGTGACCAGGATCATGCCCTGGTGATACTCGGTCAGGTCCCTGATGACGGGTGGCAAGCCGAGCTTTTCCAGATTCGGGATTTCCGTCGGGATGTAACGAAAGGTTGCCCCCACGCCGGTTGCCTTGCGGTAAAGGTTGACGCGGAATCTCGCGCCGTCCTCGGTCACATAGGAAAAATCGAGGTCGTTGCCGCCGCCAAACCTGTTCTGCTGATTCTGCGTGAGGATCTCGTTGACGTAGCTCTCCAGCTCGGTTCCCGAGAGGTCG containing:
- the metG gene encoding methionine--tRNA ligase; this translates as MSENRRILVTTALPYANGSLHLGHMVEHIQCDIWVRFQRLRGHQCIFVCADDAHGTPIMLAARDEGITPEQLIARFFAEHQRDFDDFGISFDNYHTTHSDENRELMENIFRTLDQNGHIDRRTIVQAYDEKEGMFLPDRYVRGTCPNCDTPDQFGDSCESCGATYSPAELKDAVSVISGTAPVERESEHLFFRLADFSPMLRQWVGTLHDSVARKLEEWFDAGLQDWDISRDAPYFGFAVPGLPDHYFYVWLDAPVGYMASFKNLCDRTPELEFDDFWAPGSDTEVYHFIGKDIVYFHCLFWPAVLRGAGFRIPSSVYVHGFLTVNGQKMSKRRRTFITARQYLDNLSPEYLRYYYAAKLGSGVDDIDLNLEDFVQRVNSDVVGKLVNIASRCAGFISRKFDGRLAEQLPAPELFEQFAAAGDEIAALYEAREYSRAMRRIMTLADVANRYIDEHKPWQAIKDQTRQQEVHAVCTQGMNLYRTLIVYLKPVLPDIAAASEELFASAPLTWADAGTPLLDAPVNKFKPIIRRMDLEQVEKMLSTETDDVPAAKSAPVEKQDGDISIDQFLEVDLRVAKIVSAELVDGADKLLRLQLDIGDGQRTVFAGIRTAYEPHQLEGRLTVVVANLKPRKMRFGTSEGMVLAAGPGDSEIFLVSPDSGATPGMRVR
- a CDS encoding type IV pilus twitching motility protein PilT; this translates as MATISDLLTMTLEREASDLHYMAGDPPRIRQYGELQPLTEHRLDAEKVRQSLDTIMTPKARKELEEHEGADFAYELPGKGRFRVNVLRHLNGLGAVFRAIPETALTLDELKMPRVARDLCKHPQGLILVTGKTGSGKSTTLAAMIDHINTTKKGHIVTIEDPIEFTHDRKQCLISQREVGVHTPSFAAALHSALREDPDVILVGEMRDLETMSIAVTAAETGILVMGTLHTNGAPPTIDRIVNTFPSDKQAHIRSMISTSLRGVISQQLIRKKDGGGRIAALEILVNNSAVANLIRQGKLDQLETTMQAGAQSGMQTMDSALKRLVQQRMITGEAAYEKAFNKQNFKDYAPPGAA
- a CDS encoding PilT/PilU family type 4a pilus ATPase; this translates as MARIDSFLKLGLAQGCSDVHLAVGVPPMLRMSGDLMPIKFRDLSGTELESYVNEILTQNQQNRFGGGNDLDFSYVTEDGARFRVNLYRKATGVGATFRYIPTEIPNLEKLGLPPVIRDLTEYHQGMILVTGATGTGKSTTLASMLDYINTSKAMNIISLEDPIEFVHPSKKSQVVQRELGTHLESFADGLRAALREDPDVILVGEMRDAETISMAMTAAETGHLVLGTLHTTGAVKSIDRIIDALPSDLREQTKSFLSTNLNAVISQVLCKTADMRGRKAVLEIMVMTRAIGKLISTEQTHQIPSQLQTGRHLGMQQLDQALLDAVQRKEIDPNDAYSYASDKQPFRRFVTDEDLAGGPGADKGTVAG